Proteins encoded within one genomic window of Setaria italica strain Yugu1 chromosome IV, Setaria_italica_v2.0, whole genome shotgun sequence:
- the LOC101771623 gene encoding thiosulfate sulfurtransferase 16, chloroplastic: MATSLPAAPLLAQLPSHATRPLRRHGGGAARAAPPRSVAATRRTSLRVAGVRCGVDGAEALRSGSDVEVPPRSVPVRVAYELQQAGHRYLDVRTEGEFSAGHPEGAVNIPYMNKTGSGMTKNTHFLEQVSRIFGKDDEIIVGCQSGKRSLMAATELCSAGFTAVTDIAGGFSSWRENELPITQ, translated from the exons ATGGCGACCTCCCTCCCGGCAGCGCCCCTCCTCGCCCAGCTCCCGTCCCACGCCACCAG GCCCCTGCGGCGGCACGGTGGTGGCGCCGCAcgagctgctccgcctcgcTCCGTGGCGGCCACCAGGAGGACGTCGCTCCGCGTCGCCGGCGTCAG GTgcggcgtcgacggcgccgaGGCGCTGCGCTCCGGATCCGACGTCGAGGTGCCGCCGCGGTCCGTGCCGGTGCGCGTCGCGTACGAGCTGCAGCAGGCCGGACACCGATACCTCGACGTCAG AACCGAGGGTGAGTTCAGCGCTGGGCATCCCGAAGGAGCTGTAAATATCCCCTACATGAACAAGACCGGCTCAG GAATGACGAAAAATACGCACTTTCTTGAGCAAGTGTCAAGGATATTCGGCAAGGATGATGAGATCATCGTT GGATGCCAAAGTGGCAAGAGATCTCTCATGGCAGCGACTGAGCTCTGCTCTGCT GGCTTCACCGCTGTGACCGACATCGCTGGTGGATTTTCTTCTTGGAGGGAGAATGAGCTGCCTATCACCCAGTGA